One Oncorhynchus masou masou isolate Uvic2021 unplaced genomic scaffold, UVic_Omas_1.1 unplaced_scaffold_540, whole genome shotgun sequence genomic region harbors:
- the LOC135535985 gene encoding uncharacterized protein LOC135535985 gives MAKKCIDDVVPAVTERTSPNQKPLITGNIRSELKPSPSFTPASRPSPSLPSPTQPPTSFTQPQYARLTFTASRPSPSLHDLHQPPVLHPASSLLHPSLRPAASRPCLASCLHPASRPSPSLPSFTQPPRPSLASASCTQPPSIPPASVFTQPPALPSLPSFPAPFLSLPDPDPRLASRPDPRLASRPDPLAQPPDLTLAQPPDLTLAQPPDLTPASASPASRPSPSLPTCPASRPSPSLPTFSPSLPTFAQPPDLRPASRP, from the exons ATGGCCAagaagtgcatcgatgacgtcgttcCCGCAGTGACTGAACGTACAtcccccaaccagaagccattgattacaggcaacattcgctctgagctaaag CCCTCCCCGTCCTTCACCCCAGCCTCCCGACCTTCACCCAGCCTCCCGTCCCCCACCCAGCCTCCCACCTCCTTCACCCAGCCTCAGTATGCCCGCCTGACCTTCACCGCCTCCCGACCTTCACCCAGCCTCCACGAccttcaccagcctcctgtcCTTCACCCAGCCTCCAGCCTTCTGCACCCCAGCCTCCGTCCTGCCGCCTCCCGGCCTTGCCTGGCCTCCTGTCTTCACCCAGCCTCCCGACCTTCACCCAGCCTCCCGTCCTTCACCCAGCCTCCCAGGCCTTCCTTGGCCTCAGCGTCATGCACCCAGCCTCCCAGTATACCACCGGCCTCTGTCTTCACCCAGCCTCCGGCGCTGCCCAGCCTCCCGTCCTTCCCTGCCCCCTTCCTCAG CCTCCCCGACCCTGACCCTCGCCTAGCCTCCCGACCTGACCCTCGCCTAGCCTCCCGACCTGACCCTCTCGCCCAGCCTCCCGACCTGACCCTCGCCCAGCCTCCCGACCTGACCCTCGCCCAGCCTCCCGACCtgaccccagcctcagcctccccagcctcccGACCCTCGCCCAGCCTCCCGACCTGCCCAGCCTCCCGACCTTCGCCCAGCCTCCCGACCTTCTCGCCCAGCCTCCCGACCTTCGCCCAGCCTCCCGACCTTCGCCCAGCCTCCCGACCTTAG